In Mastigocladopsis repens PCC 10914, a single window of DNA contains:
- a CDS encoding NAD(P)/FAD-dependent oxidoreductase, which yields MVSGNVLNPDVLVIGSGPAGSATAIACAQRGLQVVLIERDLFPRSHPGETLHPGVEPLLKQLGVLEPVLAAGFVRHMGNWVQWETERQFVPFGGDDSGAWLGFQAWRADFDAILLNQARVTGVTVIQPCQASRLLVEESTVVGVETSQGTFRASQVVDATGSHHWLARQLGLQINYHSPRLIAYYGYATGECPTRDDAPAIVADSGGWTWTARVQPQLYQWTRLSLIGQKIQKDWLPEEFHELKIHRKMQAADVTWRIVSQPAGSGYFIVGDAAMVLDPASSHGVLKAIMSGMMAGHLIAAQLLDYLTPAQTTQHYCQWIHNWFQHDVENLSRLYAMLPHESAYGTPR from the coding sequence ATGGTATCTGGGAACGTGCTTAATCCTGATGTGCTTGTCATAGGTAGCGGACCTGCTGGTTCTGCTACTGCGATCGCATGCGCTCAAAGGGGTTTACAAGTTGTCTTAATTGAGCGAGACTTATTTCCTCGCTCTCACCCCGGTGAAACTTTGCACCCTGGTGTAGAACCGCTTTTGAAGCAGTTAGGCGTGCTTGAGCCAGTGTTAGCAGCTGGCTTTGTGCGCCACATGGGAAATTGGGTACAGTGGGAAACCGAGAGACAGTTTGTCCCCTTTGGAGGAGATGATTCGGGAGCGTGGTTAGGATTTCAAGCTTGGAGAGCCGATTTTGATGCAATTTTGCTTAATCAAGCAAGAGTGACTGGTGTGACGGTTATTCAACCCTGCCAAGCTTCCCGCCTGCTTGTGGAAGAGAGCACAGTGGTGGGTGTTGAGACAAGCCAAGGAACTTTCAGGGCATCTCAAGTGGTTGATGCTACGGGAAGTCATCATTGGTTAGCTCGACAATTAGGATTGCAAATTAACTATCACTCTCCTCGTTTGATTGCATACTACGGTTACGCAACTGGAGAATGTCCGACGCGAGATGATGCTCCAGCGATCGTTGCTGACTCTGGTGGCTGGACGTGGACTGCTAGAGTGCAACCCCAACTTTACCAGTGGACGCGCTTATCGTTGATTGGTCAAAAAATCCAAAAAGACTGGCTCCCCGAAGAGTTCCACGAACTCAAGATTCACCGGAAAATGCAGGCGGCGGATGTGACTTGGCGTATCGTTTCGCAACCGGCGGGATCTGGTTATTTCATCGTTGGCGATGCAGCGATGGTACTCGACCCGGCATCAAGTCATGGAGTGCTCAAAGCAATCATGTCTGGGATGATGGCTGGACATTTGATTGCAGCCCAACTCTTGGATTATCTCACCCCTGCACAAACGACCCAACATTATTGTCAGTGGATTCATAATTGGTTTCAGCACGATGTAGAGAACCTAAGCAGGCTTTATGCCATGCTGCCACATGAGTCTGCCTATGGAACTCCTCGTTGA